In Brevibacillus marinus, the genomic window AAAGAGGCTGAAATAGTTGACCGTCCTGGAACAACCGGATCATTTGAGCATGCATTATTTCGCCCAAGTGAAGAGAGGCACGTCTCGTGTAACGTTGACGATAGGCTTGCGTTGCGTTGGCGAGCACCACACGATTTCCGCTTTCCCGCAGTAAGTAAAGGACAAACCGCACCCCTGTTTGGTCATGGGCATTGTCTCCGCTCCATATGGCGATTTCGCAACGGTCATCGATCGCACTGATTTTGTGAAGGGCATCGCGAAAGGCAGACAGGTACCACGCGGCAAAATCAGTTGACGGTTCATGCGTTAAATGGGTGTTCAACCACTCCCGCCGGTTTCGCACACCGATTTCTTCATGCAGCTGCCAAACAGGGCCAATCGACAAGAGATCCGATATCGTAATCACTTTTTCCCGATAGGAATCAATCCCCAACTCTCGAAGAGCCGTTTTTAATGAACCGGCCGCTGAGTCGCCAAACACGATATGAACATCTGGGAACACGGCTCGACATCTCCTTCCATGATTACCTACAAGATATATCATAATCATATGGGGCAGCGTGAGCCAAGCGCAACGGACCGCACCTGCAGTACGAGGGACTGCTGCCTTTTCGCTTGGCGGGAAGCTTGCATACATAAAGGGGACTGGCGTGAATGCGCAATCTTGGGAGTAGGCGGCGTCTAGCCCAGCTGACGATTCCCCACTAAACCGAGCACGTTATTTTTTGTGCCGTTCCCTGTTAAAAAGCTTGCAAATCCGACCTTTTCAGTTGAAAATAGTCATAAGCACTACTTGACATGCATAAAGCGGGGAGATGGAGTATGAACAAGCGTGATCATGAACAAATGCTCGAAGCACTTCGCGACGAAACCCTGGTCATACACGCCGATGACGGGGTGAACAACGAAGGGACGGTGGCTCCGGCGATTTATTACACAGCCACGTTCCGAGCACAAAATGCCTCCGAATTCGCGGACATGGCAGGAACGCCGCGCCATCCCCGCTACTACACACGCTACGGCAATCCGGTTCATGAACGGGTGGCGAGGATCATGGCTGAGCTGGAAGGCACGGAAACCGCACTGGTAACCGGATCGGGAATGGGGGCGATTGCCACGACCCTGTTCGCGCTGGTCAGCGCAGGCGACCACGTGATTGCGCAGACGCGCCATTACATGAGTACCGCCAAAATCATGGACGAGATGCTGCCGCGGTTTGGCGTCGAAGTGACATTGGTCGAGCAGGCCGATGTCGCGGCGATTGCCGCAGCGATTCGCCCGCATACAAAGCTGATCATGGTGGAGACGCCGGCCAATCCCACATTGGTGCTGACAGATTTGGCCGCCGTGGTGGAACTGGCCCGCCCGCACGGCATCATCGTCGTGGCCGACAACACGTTTGCCTCGCCGATCAATCAGCGCCCGCATGATTGGGGAGTGGACGTGGTCGTTCACAGCGCAACGAAGTATTTGGGCGGACATCATGATTTGACAGCGGGTGTGATCTGCACCAGCAAGGAGTTGGCCGAGCAGATCTGGCACACCCATATCTCCATCGGGTCGGTCCTCTCGCCGATGGACGCGTGGCTGCTGCTGCGCGGCCTGCGTACGCTTCCGCTGCGGATCGAACGCATCAACTCCAACGCCCAAGCCTTGGCCGAATTTCTCGAGGCCCAGCCGCAGATCGAGCGGGTGTATTACCCGGGGCTCGCCAGCCACCCGCAGCACGAGCTGGCGAAACGCCAGATGCGCGGATTTGGAGCGGTGATCGCCTTTGCCGTCAAAGGCGGTTACGAGGAAACACAGCGGTTCGTTTCCGCCCTGAAATTGTCGCTGAACGCAGTCAGCCTGGGCGGGGTCGATTCACTGGTCGTGCATACCGCAGCCATGTGGGAAGGCGTGATGAGCGAGGAGCAAATGCGGACCGCTGGGATTCCGGCCAATTTCGTGCGCTTCTCGGTTGGTCTCGAGCACGTCGAGGACTTGAAAGCGGACATCTTGCAAGCGCTGCAGAAGATTTGAGCACAGATACGGACCTCTTGCACGGAACGACAGCCAATCAGAGACAGATGGGCTGTCGTTTTTGACGTTTTTGTCTGGTAGGGTTTACCGCCTGGCTCAATGCACATCGCCCAGTACTTGCGCGCGAGCAACTCCGCCATGCCCTTTTGCTAGACTCAAAAGAGCGGGGAGACGGAGGTTCAAACGGATCGTTTTGTCAAGGAAATGTAATAAAGATCTGCTTAACCGATTCGATTTTTTTAAAATATTATAAAGATATAACGATTGTAACGATTCTGAACGGAGGTGGTAAGGATGGCCAAACGTTCATTTCAATTCTTGTTCCGAAACAGCGAACTTCCCACGGAAGAACTGCTCAGCAAAAGTCAGCACGCCCATTCCCGGATCAACATTCCGCCTGGCAGCGATTTGGAAGCGCAACTCAACATGATCCAGCTCACACCGGCAGATTTGCAGGTAGCAAAGACTTTGCAGCCGATCATGGAAGCCAATGTGGAAGAATTGGTGGATGACTTTTACCGAAACCTGTCCTTGTCAGACGAACTTCTCGCTATCGTCGAGCAGCACAGTTCCCTTGACCGCTTGAAAAAGACGCTTCGTCAACACATCATTGAACTATTCTCCGGCGTGATTGATGCAGATTTTTTACAAAAAAGGATTCGCATCGCTCATGCTCACGTGCGCATCGGGTTGCTTCCCAAATGGTACATAGCCGCGTTTCAAAATTTGCTGGCAGGGATGATTGGCGTTGTCGAACGAAATGTTCGCCATCCGAAAGATGTTTCGGCTGCCGTTCGGGTCATCACGAAACTCATAAGTTTGGAACAGCAGTTAGTGATGGAGGCGTATGATCAGAAAGCAGAAATCGTCCGCTTGGAAGTGGAACAACAGGTGAAACAGAGCCTGAAAGAGACGATTGGGGCCACCGCGAACGATTTGGCAGCATTAACCGAGCAAACGAACGCGTCCATTGAGGAAATGACCAACCAAATGGAAGAGATCTCCAACAAGACCTGTTTGGGAGCGCAATTGGCCCATGATTCACAACGCCTGGCCGAAATCGGGAAGGAACGCTTGGATTACCTTCAGGAAATGATGCAAGGAGTCATGCAGTTCACGGGCCAGATCTCTTCCGCTATCACGGAACTCAAAGGGTCATCCATGCAAATTGGCGAACTGGTCGGACTGATCCAGTCGATTGCCGATCGGACAAACATTCTCGCATTGAATGCGGCAATTGAGGCGGCAAGAGCGGGAGTGCACGGACGCGGGTTTGCGGTGGTTGCGGAAGAAGTGCGGAAATTGGCGGAACAAACCAAACGGTCGGTGTCTGGCGTATCCGACATTATCGCGAGAATTTACGGGCAGATCCAGGACACCGTTCGTTCCATCGAGCAGGCGGAGGAATTGGTACAGCAAAGCAACCAAGCGATGCTGGAAACGAAGCGCTCATTTGACAAAATCCTGGAGGCGATGCGAGCAGTCAAAGAGCAGAATACGCAAATCGATGGAGAGTTGGCATCCTTTCAGAAGATTTTGCAGGAGATTGCCTCCTCTTCCGAAATGGTGGCCAAGTCAGCCGATCATTTGATGGACGCCACAAAACGAATGTTATAATTCATCCCATTTTTTGCTGACGTGAACGGGATGGCGGCAAGCGCGGGGCTTGCCGTTTCGCCTGGGTGCCTCGCAGACACCCACAGTTCCAGACCTAATACTTACAAATAACTCCACGAATGGTTGAATAAATGCAAGTAAACCATTATATTTCACCACATGGTTGAACACATTAATGATAAGCCTACGATAAGCTAGACGACACCTGTCAAGGCTTGGCTTAGCTGCCTCGACGCGAAGCGAAATCGCCCGTCTACCTTGCCGCTCATGAGCGAACCGTATGGATTATGTCGTAAAGGATGATGAAAATGGCCGATACATCTACCATCACGTTAACGATGAAACGTTCCTTTGATGTTCCTGCAGAGAGCGTATTTGACGCGTGGCTGAACCCGGAAATGATGAGAAAATGGCTGTTTACGACGGAAACGACGAATAAAGTGGCAAAGAACGAACCGCATGTCGGTGGAACATGGGAAATTGTCGATCATCGGGGAGGGAAAGATTACAGGGCAATTGGTGAATACATCGAAATTGACCGACCACGACAATTAGTGTTTACCTTTAAAATGCCGCAATTCAGCGACACCGTAGACACGATTACCGTTGAATGGAAACCGCTGGAAAAGGGCTGCGAGATGACGTTCACACAAGTGATCGTCGTTCCGCATGAAGAAGGCTGGACGGAGGAAGACATTGAAAAAGCGCTTCGCGAGTACCATGACAGTTCAGAACAAGGTTGGAGTTTAATGT contains:
- a CDS encoding DUF1835 domain-containing protein, producing MIMIYLVGNHGRRCRAVFPDVHIVFGDSAAGSLKTALRELGIDSYREKVITISDLLSIGPVWQLHEEIGVRNRREWLNTHLTHEPSTDFAAWYLSAFRDALHKISAIDDRCEIAIWSGDNAHDQTGVRFVLYLLRESGNRVVLANATQAYRQRYTRRASLHLGEIMHAQMIRLFQDGQLFQPLSDEDRVKLERQWLTLAASQDVLRIWQDGEIKSVSADYFDACLVQAAQMIHAEQETIEFIKAARLVGEVMGNVQQYVGDQFLEYRLRQLIQDGVFLMEGSLASMRTYSVKLNPSFLPAG
- a CDS encoding SRPBCC family protein; translation: MADTSTITLTMKRSFDVPAESVFDAWLNPEMMRKWLFTTETTNKVAKNEPHVGGTWEIVDHRGGKDYRAIGEYIEIDRPRQLVFTFKMPQFSDTVDTITVEWKPLEKGCEMTFTQVIVVPHEEGWTEEDIEKALREYHDSSEQGWSLMFSGLKQLVETGKIHYPS
- a CDS encoding globin-coupled sensor protein; translated protein: MAKRSFQFLFRNSELPTEELLSKSQHAHSRINIPPGSDLEAQLNMIQLTPADLQVAKTLQPIMEANVEELVDDFYRNLSLSDELLAIVEQHSSLDRLKKTLRQHIIELFSGVIDADFLQKRIRIAHAHVRIGLLPKWYIAAFQNLLAGMIGVVERNVRHPKDVSAAVRVITKLISLEQQLVMEAYDQKAEIVRLEVEQQVKQSLKETIGATANDLAALTEQTNASIEEMTNQMEEISNKTCLGAQLAHDSQRLAEIGKERLDYLQEMMQGVMQFTGQISSAITELKGSSMQIGELVGLIQSIADRTNILALNAAIEAARAGVHGRGFAVVAEEVRKLAEQTKRSVSGVSDIIARIYGQIQDTVRSIEQAEELVQQSNQAMLETKRSFDKILEAMRAVKEQNTQIDGELASFQKILQEIASSSEMVAKSADHLMDATKRML
- a CDS encoding trans-sulfuration enzyme family protein — translated: MNKRDHEQMLEALRDETLVIHADDGVNNEGTVAPAIYYTATFRAQNASEFADMAGTPRHPRYYTRYGNPVHERVARIMAELEGTETALVTGSGMGAIATTLFALVSAGDHVIAQTRHYMSTAKIMDEMLPRFGVEVTLVEQADVAAIAAAIRPHTKLIMVETPANPTLVLTDLAAVVELARPHGIIVVADNTFASPINQRPHDWGVDVVVHSATKYLGGHHDLTAGVICTSKELAEQIWHTHISIGSVLSPMDAWLLLRGLRTLPLRIERINSNAQALAEFLEAQPQIERVYYPGLASHPQHELAKRQMRGFGAVIAFAVKGGYEETQRFVSALKLSLNAVSLGGVDSLVVHTAAMWEGVMSEEQMRTAGIPANFVRFSVGLEHVEDLKADILQALQKI